A section of the Sedimentisphaera cyanobacteriorum genome encodes:
- a CDS encoding LacI family DNA-binding transcriptional regulator: MTYRYVKIMQSIIESEMMAQNITLQNIADHVGVSKSTVSDVLRNRRGKVKVSEKTREKIHAAVKELGYIPNAAAKALVTGKTGNIGFLLSSKVNHGLANPFFASIMAGVQAGATSKGYNCIVNCYDLSTVKDFVMPSKLKRKFVDGLVISGRIEEDILQMFIDSGIPFILVGINADFPVEGVLSVTRNLKDDWKSSFDYLVGLGHRNIAVGGIETELAKQIFREAVQEYKDNSETSFVKFSNYTVPDDCNDVMNQAVLDGKKWAHTSTRSRPTAVIGHDQWCTGFMKSVFEAGYSCPQDVSILCTCDTILCKWSRPSMTAINLPMHQAGTQAACLLIDYIDRNVNWIETNRRAGDIWKVNKLTERQSTGHCPV; this comes from the coding sequence ATGACGTACCGATACGTTAAAATAATGCAGTCGATAATTGAAAGTGAGATGATGGCTCAAAATATTACATTACAGAATATTGCTGACCATGTCGGTGTTTCAAAGTCAACTGTCTCTGATGTGCTTAGAAATCGCCGGGGAAAGGTAAAGGTTAGCGAAAAAACAAGGGAAAAGATACATGCTGCAGTAAAAGAGTTGGGGTATATACCCAACGCTGCTGCCAAGGCTTTGGTTACAGGCAAAACGGGCAATATCGGCTTCTTGCTTTCTTCTAAAGTAAATCACGGATTGGCAAATCCGTTTTTTGCTTCAATTATGGCCGGTGTTCAGGCCGGCGCAACTTCCAAGGGATACAACTGCATCGTAAACTGTTACGATCTTTCCACAGTGAAAGATTTCGTGATGCCCTCTAAACTGAAAAGGAAGTTTGTAGATGGGCTGGTTATCTCAGGGAGAATAGAAGAAGATATTCTTCAAATGTTCATTGACAGCGGCATACCTTTCATACTGGTCGGCATAAATGCTGATTTCCCTGTTGAAGGAGTATTATCTGTAACAAGAAACCTAAAAGATGACTGGAAATCATCCTTTGATTATCTGGTGGGCTTGGGACATAGAAACATTGCCGTTGGCGGTATTGAGACAGAATTGGCAAAGCAAATATTTCGAGAGGCTGTTCAGGAATACAAAGATAATTCTGAAACCAGTTTTGTGAAGTTTTCCAACTATACTGTTCCTGATGATTGTAATGATGTTATGAATCAGGCTGTTTTGGATGGAAAGAAATGGGCTCATACAAGTACTCGCAGCAGGCCTACTGCGGTTATTGGTCATGACCAATGGTGCACTGGATTTATGAAATCAGTATTTGAGGCGGGTTATTCCTGCCCGCAAGACGTTAGCATTTTATGCACCTGCGATACCATTTTGTGTAAGTGGAGCAGACCGTCTATGACTGCGATTAATCTGCCTATGCATCAGGCAGGAACACAAGCTGCTTGTTTACTTATAGACTACATCGACAGGAATGTTAATTGGATCGAAACAAATCGCCGTGCTGGAGATATATGGAAAGTAAATAAACTGACAGAAAGGCAGTCAACCGGGCATTGTCCTGTTTGA
- a CDS encoding glycoside hydrolase family 20 zincin-like fold domain-containing protein produces MKTKFLFVLLISLLNISFADYIARDDGGSVKSFSQTVGDMHLSYVPRLGMSLSVRGTNVITSSSFAVVSAGWTEKYFATMAQTRLHKLEVEDYNGGKRLILHHLSSTDPEQLVTGTETYTMLPDNTFTIEYDLAFAGQGQAFYEGQVGALNALPIVGEKFVSYADGVKKTGIVPLEAISSDAEEATVACDFDKLILQTRLGQIEIISDSSDNIRLFDYRKNAWADSTNPIFWLGFLERPFPDDGINYKVAFRFDLKKAENRVERTAENKLSVKATDKARVRKWGQDYIMPEPKSLEYTDDKFHINQHTKIYTAEEVTPKLQRSIDYFLEDFEAVFGFAPKVVSKNSGKLANTVVIAKSGECERVDEEFEKNALELNKHAEAYNLICSDEEIYITANTDQGLFYSLTSLIQLAVVEEQKQYFKGAIIADYPSLDFRGVHFFSGKNAYSQISKTLRNLLARHKINMLAFECEYVNWESKKKSWHPHYGMDKKDALKVFKDTYKYNIEMTPFVNCLGHCEWLFANGQNLDLAEDPDYPYAYCVTNPDTYEFLFELFEEILDACVEKPRYFHIGHDEVTIVGRFPYRSKDTGKTASELFFEDTNRLYEWFADRDVKISMWGDMLISGEEASSSAHAPNPEESKKRRDKIARDVLICDWHYEVNEPEKYISLDLFKKDGFKTVGAAWFEPENIKNMVQAVKNNSQKGILQTTWAGYNFAVDRNVSQWNQYWAYLYAAYYAWTADTRSQEELDFSAPQLFWDIWNETKPLAENKDGYFFDLSDIYNRRLKDDEDSTDWLGYGAGNDMSAFSGQELHTDTNYLIKAGAEQNSVLLTSGNLNPKGAYPNKAVLNADIKADEIRMLIDTSFPNKFGKEVGKLTLKYADNTSYSKPLKYGEDILAYTDLRVAPNTQMVWIGENQNGKEICVHQYILPNPRPNKQITSIEIEGGQTDSSLLLYAVTAVK; encoded by the coding sequence ATGAAAACTAAATTCTTATTTGTATTGCTTATCTCACTTTTAAATATTTCTTTTGCTGATTATATCGCAAGAGATGATGGCGGGTCTGTGAAGTCATTTTCCCAAACTGTTGGTGATATGCATCTCTCGTATGTTCCAAGGCTTGGTATGTCGCTTTCTGTTCGTGGAACGAATGTCATAACAAGCAGTTCTTTTGCAGTTGTTTCTGCTGGCTGGACAGAAAAGTATTTTGCTACCATGGCCCAGACCAGACTCCACAAGCTGGAGGTTGAGGACTATAATGGCGGCAAAAGACTTATCCTCCATCATTTAAGTTCAACTGATCCCGAGCAGCTTGTAACAGGAACCGAAACTTATACTATGCTGCCTGATAATACTTTTACAATCGAGTATGATTTGGCCTTTGCAGGGCAAGGGCAGGCCTTTTATGAGGGGCAGGTAGGTGCATTAAATGCTTTGCCTATTGTTGGCGAGAAATTTGTTTCGTATGCTGATGGCGTTAAGAAGACAGGTATTGTGCCTCTTGAAGCGATCAGCTCAGATGCAGAAGAAGCTACGGTTGCCTGTGATTTTGATAAGCTTATCTTGCAGACAAGGCTTGGACAGATAGAGATAATATCGGACAGCAGCGATAATATTCGCCTCTTTGATTACAGAAAGAATGCATGGGCAGATTCCACAAATCCGATCTTTTGGTTGGGTTTTCTTGAGAGGCCTTTTCCCGATGATGGGATAAATTATAAAGTTGCGTTTAGATTTGATCTTAAGAAGGCCGAAAACAGAGTTGAGCGAACAGCTGAAAACAAGCTTTCTGTTAAAGCTACTGATAAGGCAAGAGTTCGTAAGTGGGGACAGGATTATATTATGCCTGAGCCTAAGAGCCTTGAATATACTGATGACAAATTTCACATTAATCAGCATACAAAGATTTACACTGCCGAAGAAGTAACGCCAAAATTGCAAAGGAGCATAGATTATTTCCTTGAAGATTTTGAAGCAGTATTTGGCTTTGCACCGAAGGTTGTCAGTAAGAATTCTGGTAAATTAGCAAATACTGTTGTAATCGCCAAGAGCGGCGAATGCGAAAGAGTGGACGAAGAGTTCGAAAAAAACGCTTTAGAACTCAATAAGCACGCAGAGGCATATAATCTAATATGCAGTGATGAAGAAATATACATTACAGCTAATACCGATCAAGGTCTTTTCTATTCTCTAACCTCTCTTATTCAGCTTGCAGTTGTCGAAGAGCAGAAGCAATACTTTAAGGGTGCAATAATCGCAGACTATCCATCATTGGATTTCAGGGGCGTTCATTTTTTCTCAGGCAAGAATGCCTATTCGCAGATCAGCAAAACTTTGAGAAATCTGCTTGCAAGGCATAAGATCAATATGCTGGCCTTTGAGTGTGAGTATGTCAACTGGGAATCGAAGAAAAAATCTTGGCACCCGCATTACGGCATGGATAAAAAGGATGCCTTGAAGGTTTTCAAGGATACTTATAAGTACAACATTGAAATGACGCCTTTTGTTAATTGCCTTGGACATTGTGAATGGCTGTTTGCCAATGGCCAGAATCTTGATTTAGCAGAAGATCCGGATTACCCCTACGCCTACTGTGTAACAAATCCTGATACCTATGAGTTTTTATTTGAGCTGTTTGAAGAGATTCTTGATGCTTGCGTTGAGAAGCCGAGATATTTCCATATTGGTCATGATGAAGTTACCATCGTAGGCCGTTTCCCATACAGAAGCAAGGATACCGGAAAAACCGCAAGCGAATTATTTTTTGAGGATACCAACAGGCTTTATGAATGGTTTGCCGATAGAGATGTTAAAATATCAATGTGGGGTGATATGCTGATCTCCGGCGAGGAGGCAAGCAGCTCTGCTCACGCTCCGAATCCTGAGGAGTCTAAGAAAAGGCGAGATAAGATTGCCCGAGATGTTCTTATTTGTGATTGGCATTATGAGGTTAATGAGCCTGAAAAATATATATCTCTCGATCTTTTCAAAAAGGATGGGTTTAAAACAGTAGGCGCTGCTTGGTTTGAGCCTGAGAACATTAAGAATATGGTGCAGGCGGTTAAAAATAATTCACAGAAAGGTATTTTGCAGACAACATGGGCGGGTTACAATTTTGCTGTAGATAGAAATGTGTCTCAGTGGAACCAGTATTGGGCATATTTATATGCTGCATATTATGCATGGACAGCGGATACAAGGTCGCAGGAGGAGCTTGATTTTAGTGCGCCGCAGCTGTTCTGGGATATATGGAACGAAACCAAGCCATTAGCAGAGAATAAGGACGGATACTTTTTTGACCTGAGCGATATTTATAATCGCAGATTAAAGGATGACGAGGATTCCACCGACTGGCTTGGCTATGGAGCTGGAAATGATATGTCTGCATTCTCCGGTCAGGAGCTGCACACCGACACTAACTACCTTATCAAGGCTGGGGCTGAGCAAAATTCAGTTTTATTAACAAGCGGCAATCTCAATCCTAAAGGTGCTTACCCAAATAAAGCAGTATTGAATGCGGATATAAAGGCTGATGAGATAAGGATGCTTATTGATACTTCTTTCCCAAATAAGTTTGGAAAAGAGGTCGGGAAGCTCACACTCAAATATGCAGATAATACTTCTTACAGCAAACCGCTCAAGTATGGCGAGGATATTCTGGCTTATACAGATTTAAGGGTTGCTCCTAATACGCAAATGGTTTGGATAGGTGAAAATCAAAATGGTAAAGAAATTTGCGTCCATCAATACATACTTCCAAATCCGAGGCCAAACAAGCAGATTACTTCAATAGAAATTGAAGGCGGGCAGACAGACAGCTCGCTGCTGCTTTACGCTGTAACTGCTGTGAAATAA
- a CDS encoding phosphodiester glycosidase family protein: MKKILQCLILLAPVLLYASDIVDYPFEGVKHIHRTLTEPRNININIVEIELSAEGIGFAVTPSNGESPGDADACTTTSFMQSAGCQIAVNAGFYNMITNDVLGYVCARGYAYSPFMDLSSESWPQPYAALNISPYNQPDMIFPADDQPLGTASTPVHQPWNAVPGSEWIVREGAAIVDDSWPVNTGLHPRTAGGYNQDKSILYLVTVDGRQNGFSEGMTVQEVAQLLVDLGVYQGINFDGGGSTTMAFADPAPRVVNSPSGGSQRSVANHLGVYANYDDDIEQYYIFSGFENSSEGTFTYSPGYSGSTQGIISSYSTAYPNTSRFWSGQWSEKLVIAEDPAVSSVSENPQGGWFVRWVSGASASPSENVSRPAEGYIGFWARTSYEGLQVSMCIDNDSQMERGVPVEMQPDGYWHCYQWSLEDDSKWEGWYNGDGSVSEDTFTIDSIQLLGPNTNAVVYIDDISHDAAGSLERYENCEQIWKSGRGMAPDYNQDCVIDSQDLEVFARNWLECSSVYDLVSTSSGRVDMIDLGYFSKFWLSSNDPEK, from the coding sequence ATGAAAAAAATATTACAGTGTTTAATTTTGCTTGCTCCGGTTCTTTTATATGCTTCCGATATTGTAGATTACCCTTTTGAAGGAGTTAAGCATATTCATCGAACCTTAACAGAGCCGCGAAACATTAACATAAATATTGTTGAGATAGAGCTTTCTGCTGAGGGTATAGGTTTCGCAGTTACTCCAAGCAATGGCGAGAGCCCAGGCGATGCAGACGCCTGCACCACTACAAGCTTTATGCAGAGTGCCGGCTGCCAGATTGCTGTCAATGCCGGTTTCTATAATATGATAACAAATGATGTATTGGGCTATGTATGCGCCAGGGGCTATGCGTATTCTCCTTTTATGGATTTAAGCTCGGAATCATGGCCGCAGCCTTATGCAGCTCTCAATATTTCACCATATAATCAGCCTGATATGATATTCCCGGCAGATGACCAGCCTTTGGGTACTGCTTCCACACCTGTGCATCAGCCTTGGAATGCTGTACCGGGCAGTGAGTGGATTGTTCGTGAAGGTGCTGCGATTGTTGATGACAGCTGGCCTGTTAATACAGGCCTGCATCCAAGAACCGCAGGGGGGTACAATCAGGACAAGAGCATATTGTACTTGGTAACGGTTGACGGCAGGCAAAACGGCTTCAGCGAAGGAATGACAGTTCAAGAAGTTGCACAGCTCCTTGTTGACCTTGGAGTATATCAGGGCATAAATTTTGACGGCGGCGGCTCTACAACAATGGCTTTTGCCGATCCTGCACCGCGAGTTGTGAACTCTCCTTCAGGCGGTTCACAAAGATCTGTTGCCAACCATCTTGGAGTTTATGCAAATTATGATGATGATATTGAGCAGTATTACATTTTCAGCGGCTTTGAGAACAGCAGTGAAGGAACATTTACTTATTCTCCCGGCTATTCCGGCTCAACCCAAGGAATAATCTCCTCCTATTCAACAGCATACCCAAACACTTCTCGATTTTGGTCAGGCCAATGGTCGGAAAAGCTTGTGATCGCTGAAGACCCTGCTGTTAGCAGTGTAAGCGAGAACCCTCAGGGCGGCTGGTTTGTTCGCTGGGTCTCCGGGGCATCTGCGAGCCCCTCTGAAAATGTTTCTCGGCCGGCAGAAGGTTATATAGGCTTCTGGGCAAGGACTTCCTACGAAGGACTGCAGGTCTCTATGTGCATTGATAATGATTCTCAAATGGAGAGAGGCGTACCCGTAGAAATGCAGCCGGACGGATATTGGCATTGTTATCAATGGTCGCTTGAAGATGATTCGAAGTGGGAAGGGTGGTACAATGGAGACGGATCAGTTTCGGAAGATACTTTCACTATAGACAGCATTCAACTATTAGGTCCAAATACTAATGCAGTGGTCTATATTGATGATATAAGCCATGATGCGGCTGGTTCGCTGGAGCGTTATGAAAATTGCGAACAAATATGGAAGTCAGGCAGGGGGATGGCTCCTGATTATAATCAGGACTGTGTTATAGATTCACAAGACCTTGAGGTGTTTGCGAGAAATTGGCTTGAATGCTCTTCTGTGTATGATTTGGTTTCTACTTCAAGCGGAAGGGTTGATATGATAGATCTTGGGTATTTCTCAAAGTTTTGGCTTTCGAGTAATGATCCTGAAAAATAA
- a CDS encoding glycerophosphodiester phosphodiesterase family protein, protein MKRRVILILFFIVAFYLTGCSSYEPIIIAHRGNSGYAPENTEAAVKSAWQVKADAVEVDVHITKDDQVVVLHDGNTKRTSGEDFVVENCSYADIASLDVGSHKGWHFRNERIPLLKDIIDTVPEGKQLFVEVKCSERIIPFLKDIFSKSGKIQQLCIISFNLELLGKAKKVMPQVPMYWLASPRKAEGGEYLPFDAEYIQSAKKHGLDGLNLSYGMLSESFVKQVHKNGLELFVWTVNYLPDAERMRAWGVDGITTNYPADVLMIFDNNSGCYEN, encoded by the coding sequence ATGAAGCGTAGAGTAATCTTAATATTATTTTTCATTGTTGCGTTTTATCTAACCGGATGCAGTTCATACGAACCGATAATTATTGCACACCGCGGCAATTCCGGCTATGCACCGGAGAATACAGAAGCAGCCGTTAAGAGCGCTTGGCAGGTAAAGGCTGATGCTGTTGAGGTGGATGTGCATATCACAAAAGACGATCAGGTAGTAGTTTTGCATGATGGAAACACAAAACGCACAAGCGGAGAAGATTTCGTTGTTGAAAATTGCAGCTATGCTGATATTGCCTCTTTAGATGTTGGTTCGCATAAAGGGTGGCATTTCAGGAATGAACGAATTCCGCTGCTGAAAGATATTATTGACACTGTCCCGGAAGGTAAGCAGTTATTTGTAGAGGTTAAATGCTCAGAGAGAATTATTCCGTTCCTCAAAGACATTTTCTCCAAGAGCGGGAAGATTCAGCAGCTTTGCATAATATCGTTCAATCTTGAATTGCTTGGTAAGGCAAAGAAGGTTATGCCGCAGGTGCCGATGTACTGGCTTGCCTCGCCGCGAAAAGCAGAAGGCGGTGAATATTTGCCTTTCGATGCTGAATATATTCAATCTGCAAAGAAGCATGGCCTTGACGGACTTAATTTAAGCTATGGGATGCTGAGTGAGTCTTTTGTTAAGCAGGTGCATAAAAATGGTCTTGAGCTTTTTGTATGGACAGTCAATTATCTGCCTGATGCAGAGAGGATGAGGGCCTGGGGCGTTGATGGGATTACAACAAATTATCCTGCAGATGTTTTGATGATATTTGATAATAACAGTGGCTGCTATGAAAACTAA
- a CDS encoding DUF5009 domain-containing protein: MTDFKLMSVQFNSISEPKRIYSLDILRGIAILLMLLANNEPFGSLPSWMYHAQTPPPTHQFNPQLPGLTWVDLVFPFFIFSMGAAIPLSLERRLNNGLSKSRAVLVSLKRWFFLVGFAVYAKHISPYYLADSYGEWKWVIAILLYLLMFSIWGRLPWAMHRKIRLLIKSAGIAAAAVFFAFADYGDKGFDIYRNDIILFVLSNLAFWGALCWILTRNNIVLRFGVLAFILAVRLVSQVDGSWISQAGSFIQVPFLKEMLHDKGGHWRWVYDYSWFLNWSFLKYLFIIIPATAVGDLFNEWARKSDSSLVREWSRWRYLIAAFLVPLLIITTLVGLQSRLVLGTFAVGLLLSAAIVFIARSSENPTEFLLNKLIRNAVFWYLLGLILEPYEGGIKKDPSTISYYFVTAGLAGFSAAGIIILVHYYGLLKYLKLFVYNGQNPMAAYLAAQNVFWPALALINLREPITGVYTEYPWLGFCITVILVAAIGIWVSLFSKKKIYLRT; this comes from the coding sequence TTGACAGATTTTAAGCTAATGAGTGTTCAGTTTAATTCCATATCAGAACCGAAGCGGATCTACAGCTTGGATATCCTCCGCGGTATTGCTATTCTTCTAATGCTTCTTGCCAATAATGAGCCGTTTGGCAGTTTGCCCTCGTGGATGTATCATGCTCAAACTCCGCCGCCAACTCACCAATTCAATCCGCAGCTGCCCGGGCTTACGTGGGTTGATCTTGTATTCCCATTTTTCATTTTTTCAATGGGAGCGGCTATCCCATTATCCTTGGAAAGACGCCTGAACAACGGGCTGTCAAAATCCAGAGCAGTGTTGGTTAGCCTTAAAAGGTGGTTTTTCTTGGTTGGTTTTGCTGTTTATGCAAAGCATATCTCGCCTTATTATTTGGCCGATTCTTATGGAGAATGGAAGTGGGTAATTGCTATTCTGCTCTATCTATTGATGTTTTCTATATGGGGCAGATTGCCGTGGGCGATGCACCGCAAAATAAGGCTTCTGATTAAGTCAGCGGGAATCGCAGCGGCTGCGGTATTTTTTGCATTTGCAGATTATGGAGACAAGGGGTTTGATATTTATCGTAACGATATAATTTTGTTTGTGCTTTCTAATCTGGCTTTTTGGGGAGCTCTCTGCTGGATCTTGACAAGGAATAATATAGTTTTGCGATTTGGTGTCCTTGCGTTTATTTTAGCTGTTCGACTTGTAAGTCAGGTTGATGGCAGCTGGATCTCACAGGCTGGAAGTTTTATACAAGTCCCATTCTTAAAAGAGATGCTGCATGATAAAGGCGGGCATTGGCGTTGGGTTTATGATTACAGCTGGTTTTTGAATTGGAGCTTCCTCAAGTACTTGTTCATCATAATACCTGCAACTGCAGTGGGTGATCTCTTTAACGAATGGGCTCGTAAGTCAGACAGCAGTTTGGTTCGAGAATGGAGCAGGTGGAGATATCTTATTGCTGCTTTTTTGGTGCCTTTATTGATTATAACTACACTTGTTGGACTGCAGTCAAGGTTGGTGCTGGGTACATTTGCTGTTGGCCTGCTGCTCTCGGCTGCTATTGTGTTTATTGCTCGAAGTTCAGAAAACCCAACTGAATTTTTATTGAATAAGCTGATAAGAAATGCAGTTTTTTGGTATCTTCTCGGTTTAATATTAGAGCCGTATGAAGGTGGTATAAAAAAAGACCCCAGCACAATCAGTTATTACTTTGTAACCGCTGGGCTTGCTGGATTTTCTGCTGCAGGGATAATTATTTTAGTTCATTATTATGGGCTTTTGAAATACCTCAAATTGTTTGTTTATAACGGCCAAAATCCTATGGCCGCATATTTGGCGGCGCAGAATGTGTTCTGGCCTGCCCTTGCATTAATTAATTTGAGAGAGCCGATTACGGGGGTCTATACTGAATATCCTTGGCTTGGTTTCTGTATTACAGTTATTCTGGTGGCAGCAATTGGTATTTGGGTGAGTTTATTTTCCAAGAAAAAGATTTATTTAAGAACTTGA
- a CDS encoding alpha-N-acetylglucosaminidase TIM-barrel domain-containing protein, with product MQENVSAAEGLIERVLGKSDAALFEVEFISQQDGYDVFEIETIKNKIHLRGSNPVSVGRALKYYLNEYCNCSLSWRGDNLNLPSPLPMPESKARESTPFEYRYFFNNCVYGYSLAGWNWQQWERMIDIMALNGINLPLCLLGQEKVWQETYLELGFDKDDLKDFFAGPAWMPWQWMGNLDGWGGPLPQSVIDKQADLQKKILSRVRELGMKPVLSGFSGHIPAAVVSKYPDAEVHELEWQGFGPTYLLDWQEPLFKQIGSTFIKKQKEIYGTDHYYSIDPFNEMRPPSDEPDYIRNMGKTILNSMLEGDPQGTWVLMTWFCKSPQFDWNYWQTDITEIFFDSIPNDKLLALELHADSLQWTGWFRQNGWYGKPWIWCAIQNFGYTVDIYGGLPQITDNYKMMVESDNKGNLVGMGIAMEGLGYNPVVFELLFDMMWAEGVHDLDQWKEKYLLKRYGVVPESVRKAWEILYSVRYTRHERTGGTPLSYAPGLWDDAQVDVRLVNAWQLMLAGAEELADCQAYRYDLVNIGREVMGLYASHYSNAIKNEFYSKDVEGFEKASKDMLEFIDDFDSLLATNKHFLLGRWIKGFRSLGSTPEEKQLMEWNAKRQITDWGGNNGTYAVKEWSGIFSSYTKPLWEIYLNCLKKRMQGETVSDEQLEKNYAVFRKKWASSHSELSTKPVGCAVEVSRRLWQKYGIEIKENNGKGIIKTPSGIAVGKKAEAPSWENYRKPEYAVDGDIKRDNGWWAAAPAAITIDLEKVETLFGFQVYTYWGDSRYYQYEIETSLDGEKWVRVVDMLSNTRQAGRNGCLHKIKIAHPEGIKARYVRLNMVKNSANGSVHVSEFKVFNSEIGF from the coding sequence ATGCAGGAGAATGTATCAGCGGCAGAGGGTTTGATTGAAAGGGTTTTGGGTAAAAGTGATGCCGCTCTGTTTGAGGTAGAGTTCATATCGCAGCAGGACGGCTATGATGTTTTTGAGATAGAGACGATTAAAAATAAGATTCATCTGCGAGGCTCAAACCCCGTATCTGTCGGCAGAGCATTAAAGTATTATTTGAATGAGTACTGTAATTGCAGTCTCTCTTGGCGGGGAGATAATCTTAACCTGCCTTCCCCTTTGCCGATGCCTGAATCAAAGGCGCGTGAGAGCACGCCTTTTGAGTATCGTTACTTCTTCAATAACTGTGTTTACGGCTATTCGCTTGCTGGATGGAATTGGCAGCAGTGGGAGCGGATGATCGATATAATGGCATTGAACGGCATTAACCTGCCGCTCTGTCTGCTTGGTCAGGAGAAAGTTTGGCAGGAAACATACCTTGAATTGGGTTTTGACAAAGATGATTTGAAGGATTTCTTCGCCGGCCCTGCATGGATGCCGTGGCAATGGATGGGAAACCTTGACGGCTGGGGTGGTCCTTTGCCGCAGAGTGTGATTGATAAACAGGCTGATTTGCAGAAAAAGATATTATCACGTGTTCGCGAACTAGGTATGAAGCCTGTCCTCTCCGGCTTCTCAGGGCATATACCAGCCGCAGTTGTAAGTAAGTATCCTGATGCGGAAGTTCACGAACTTGAATGGCAGGGTTTCGGGCCGACATATCTGCTGGATTGGCAGGAGCCACTTTTTAAGCAAATAGGCTCAACATTTATCAAAAAACAGAAAGAGATTTACGGCACGGATCATTACTATTCAATTGACCCTTTCAATGAGATGAGGCCTCCCTCTGATGAGCCGGATTATATCAGGAATATGGGTAAAACCATTCTTAATTCAATGTTGGAAGGGGATCCTCAAGGCACATGGGTGCTTATGACATGGTTTTGCAAAAGTCCTCAATTCGACTGGAATTATTGGCAGACAGACATAACCGAAATTTTCTTTGATTCTATCCCGAATGACAAACTACTTGCTCTTGAGCTCCATGCCGACAGCCTTCAGTGGACAGGATGGTTTAGGCAAAATGGCTGGTACGGCAAACCTTGGATATGGTGTGCCATACAGAACTTCGGTTATACAGTTGATATATATGGCGGGTTGCCTCAGATAACAGATAATTACAAGATGATGGTGGAATCTGATAACAAAGGCAATCTTGTTGGTATGGGTATCGCAATGGAGGGGTTGGGGTATAACCCTGTGGTCTTCGAGCTGCTCTTCGATATGATGTGGGCAGAGGGTGTGCATGACCTTGACCAATGGAAAGAAAAGTATCTGCTCAAACGCTACGGTGTGGTTCCTGAATCCGTCAGGAAAGCATGGGAAATACTTTATTCCGTTCGTTATACAAGGCACGAAAGGACAGGCGGCACGCCGCTTAGTTACGCTCCAGGGCTTTGGGATGATGCGCAGGTTGATGTAAGACTTGTAAACGCTTGGCAGCTGATGCTTGCAGGCGCAGAAGAACTGGCAGATTGCCAGGCGTACAGATACGATCTGGTTAACATTGGAAGAGAGGTGATGGGTTTGTATGCCTCGCATTATTCGAATGCTATAAAAAATGAATTTTACAGTAAAGACGTAGAAGGTTTTGAGAAGGCTTCTAAGGATATGCTTGAATTTATCGACGATTTCGATTCTCTGCTTGCCACGAATAAACATTTTCTCCTTGGAAGATGGATAAAAGGATTTCGCTCATTAGGCAGCACTCCTGAAGAGAAACAGCTTATGGAGTGGAACGCTAAAAGGCAGATTACAGATTGGGGCGGCAATAATGGTACTTATGCGGTTAAAGAGTGGTCAGGGATCTTCAGCAGCTATACTAAGCCGCTGTGGGAGATATATCTGAACTGCCTTAAAAAGAGAATGCAGGGTGAAACTGTAAGCGATGAGCAGCTTGAGAAAAATTATGCTGTTTTCAGAAAGAAATGGGCTTCTTCTCATAGCGAATTAAGTACTAAGCCAGTTGGTTGTGCTGTCGAAGTAAGCAGGAGGCTTTGGCAGAAGTATGGCATTGAGATCAAAGAAAATAATGGCAAAGGCATTATTAAAACTCCTTCTGGTATTGCTGTTGGTAAAAAAGCAGAAGCTCCTTCTTGGGAGAATTACCGAAAACCTGAGTACGCTGTTGACGGGGATATTAAGCGAGACAATGGATGGTGGGCAGCAGCCCCGGCCGCTATTACAATTGACCTGGAAAAGGTTGAAACATTGTTTGGCTTTCAGGTTTATACATACTGGGGAGACAGCAGGTATTATCAGTATGAGATCGAAACTTCTCTTGATGGCGAGAAGTGGGTGCGCGTTGTAGATATGCTTTCCAATACGCGTCAGGCAGGAAGAAACGGCTGCCTGCACAAAATTAAGATTGCGCATCCTGAAGGTATAAAGGCTCGTTACGTGCGTCTTAATATGGTAAAAAACAGTGCCAACGGGAGTGTTCATGTATCAGAATTCAAAGTTTTCAATTCTGAGATAGGTTTTTAG